The genomic region AGTCTCGCCGGGTCGCGCTCTTCGTGGCTCAGGAAGAGTCGGCATTCGCCCGCACCGAATTCGAGCAGTACTCTCTCCAGCAGCAGGAGGCAGGAGCTTCGGCGGGCAAGCCCGGGCCCCTGGCCCTGCGGGAACCCCAGATGAAGGCGGCTCAGGCGGCCATAGACCGCGTGGAGTCCCAGCTGGCCGATGCCAGGCTGGCCCTGTCCCGCACCGAAGTACGAGCACCGTTCAACGGCTACGTTCGCCACGAGTCGTTGGATGTGGGGCAGTTTGTCACCGCCGGCCAACCTGTCGGGCGACTGTTCGCCTCCGACGCGGTCGAAGTGGTGGTGCCACTGTCCGACGCCAACGCCGGCTTGATTCCAGGTCTCTGGAAACTGCGTGCGGGGGACTCCAGAAGGCGGGTGGCTGCCCGTGTGATTGCCAGATACGGCGATACGAGCTATGTCTGGAAAGGTTACGTCGACCGGGCTGAAGTTTCCATCGACCAACAGACCCGAACTATCGACTCAATCCTGCGGGTGCCCAGACCCTTTACCGCGGGAGCCCCGGCGGACGGAACCGATGGATCCGGAAATACACCCCCACTCCTGGTGGGCAAGTTTGTAGAGGTGGAGATCCAGGGGGTTGCTCCGGAGAGCTATTTCCGGGTACCGCGGCCGGCACTGCACCCCGGCAACGAGGTTTGGACAGTCAGCGAAGACAAGAGGGTGCACGTCGTCCCGGTGCGCATCCTGCAGCGCGTCAACGACGAGGCTTTCGTCATCGGCGCTCTGGAAGACGGACAGCCGGTCATCACCGGCGGCATTCAGCATGTCAGCGAAGGCATGATTGTACAGACCGAGGAGGGATTGGCACCATGATCCTGAAAAATAGTGGTATGCCAAACAGCGAACATTCAGTCATTTGTTCTTGCGCTTCTCAATGGTTGGCATACTTTCGGATGGGGACAACGACACTCGCGTCGCGCAAGTTCGATGATCGGTGTGTCG from Acidobacteriota bacterium harbors:
- a CDS encoding efflux RND transporter periplasmic adaptor subunit; this translates as MRKLTGYLVAIVILVGSCALAYYLVSLAPEPERSEPPPQIPFAQTAKVVAGSGAIPVYGAGTVRASAEIDIAPLLSGRVVWMNPAFQSGGRIRAGQAIFRIDKEDYLHRLRQVEAELESRRVALFVAQEESAFARTEFEQYSLQQQEAGASAGKPGPLALREPQMKAAQAAIDRVESQLADARLALSRTEVRAPFNGYVRHESLDVGQFVTAGQPVGRLFASDAVEVVVPLSDANAGLIPGLWKLRAGDSRRRVAARVIARYGDTSYVWKGYVDRAEVSIDQQTRTIDSILRVPRPFTAGAPADGTDGSGNTPPLLVGKFVEVEIQGVAPESYFRVPRPALHPGNEVWTVSEDKRVHVVPVRILQRVNDEAFVIGALEDGQPVITGGIQHVSEGMIVQTEEGLAP